A genomic region of Ensifer adhaerens contains the following coding sequences:
- a CDS encoding GTP-binding protein: protein MEKLPVTVLSGFLGAGKTTLLNHLLSNRDGLRVAVIVNDMSEVNIDAALVRDGGAGLSRTEEELVEMTNGCICCTLRDDLLKEVRILAEQSRFDYLLIESSGISEPLPVATTFDFRDEDGESLADVARLDTMVTVVDAVNLIANYSSLDFLADRGETAGEGDTRTLVDLLVEQIEFADVVVLNKIGTATPEQVDAARKIIVGLNPDARLIETDFGKVNLREVLGTGRFDLAKAEEHPLWYKELHGFKDHIPETEEYGIRSFVYRARRPLDPMRFQAFLNRSWPGVLRAKGFFWLATRPHYVGEISQAGPLVRTGKMGLWWSAVPKEQWPRDPGFLKAVGPYLDPVWGDRRQEIVFIGADPMDEANLRAELDACLIADESFHPERWRDLADPFASWSPRAA, encoded by the coding sequence ATGGAAAAGCTTCCCGTCACCGTGCTCTCCGGCTTTCTCGGCGCCGGCAAGACGACCCTGCTCAATCACTTGCTCTCCAACCGCGACGGCCTGCGCGTCGCCGTCATCGTCAATGACATGAGCGAGGTCAACATCGATGCAGCGCTGGTGCGCGACGGCGGCGCCGGTCTGTCGCGCACGGAAGAGGAACTGGTAGAAATGACCAATGGCTGCATCTGTTGCACGCTGCGCGACGATCTCCTGAAGGAGGTCCGCATCCTCGCGGAACAGAGCCGCTTCGACTATCTGCTGATCGAATCGAGCGGCATTTCCGAGCCCCTGCCCGTCGCCACCACCTTCGATTTTCGCGACGAGGACGGTGAAAGCCTGGCCGATGTCGCGCGCCTCGACACGATGGTGACGGTCGTCGACGCCGTGAACCTGATCGCTAACTATTCCTCGCTCGATTTCCTCGCCGATCGCGGTGAGACCGCCGGCGAAGGCGATACGCGCACGCTGGTCGACCTCCTGGTCGAGCAGATCGAATTTGCCGATGTCGTCGTCCTCAACAAGATCGGCACGGCGACGCCCGAGCAGGTGGATGCCGCCCGCAAGATCATCGTCGGGCTCAATCCCGATGCGCGGCTGATCGAGACCGATTTCGGCAAGGTCAACCTGCGCGAGGTGCTTGGAACCGGCCGCTTCGATCTCGCCAAGGCGGAAGAGCATCCGCTCTGGTACAAGGAACTGCATGGTTTCAAAGACCACATCCCGGAGACCGAGGAGTATGGCATCCGCTCCTTCGTCTATCGTGCCCGCCGTCCGCTCGACCCCATGCGCTTCCAGGCGTTCCTCAACCGCTCCTGGCCGGGCGTGCTCCGCGCCAAGGGTTTCTTCTGGCTCGCGACCCGCCCACACTACGTCGGCGAGATCAGCCAGGCGGGGCCGCTGGTCCGTACAGGAAAGATGGGCCTTTGGTGGTCGGCCGTGCCGAAGGAGCAGTGGCCGCGTGATCCGGGTTTCCTGAAGGCAGTCGGTCCCTACCTGGATCCGGTCTGGGGCGATCGCCGCCAGGAGATCGTGTTCATCGGCGCCGACCCGATGGACGAGGCAAATCTTCGCGCCGAACTCGACGCCTGCTTGATTGCCGACGAGAGCTTCCATCCGGAGCGCTGGCGCGATCTCGCCGATCCCTTCGCCAGCTGGTCGCCACGGGCCGCCTGA
- a CDS encoding TRAP transporter small permease subunit, protein MRALLGFSRLIDTITEFIGKAVSWLILAAVLVSAGNAVIRKIFNMSSNAWLEAQWYLFGAAFMFAAAYTLSQNEHIRIDVVYGQFSRRVQHWIDLLGHIFFLMPFVLLVLYYLFPYVKMSYVSGEVSSSAGGLIIWPAKAILLFGFLLLAFQGVSEIIKKIAIMTGNMEDPTPYVPTHAPLDDVVSPETRP, encoded by the coding sequence ATGAGAGCTTTGCTCGGCTTCAGCCGACTTATAGACACGATCACGGAATTCATCGGCAAGGCGGTTTCATGGCTCATCCTGGCGGCCGTGCTCGTCAGCGCCGGAAACGCCGTCATCCGAAAGATCTTCAACATGTCGTCGAACGCCTGGCTCGAGGCACAATGGTACCTGTTCGGCGCCGCCTTCATGTTCGCCGCCGCCTACACGCTCAGCCAGAACGAACATATCCGCATCGACGTGGTGTACGGCCAGTTCTCGCGCCGCGTGCAGCACTGGATCGACCTGCTGGGGCATATCTTCTTCCTGATGCCCTTCGTGCTGCTGGTGCTCTATTACCTCTTCCCCTACGTGAAGATGTCCTACGTATCGGGCGAGGTCTCTTCCTCGGCCGGCGGCCTGATCATCTGGCCCGCCAAGGCCATCCTGCTCTTCGGCTTTCTGCTGCTCGCGTTTCAGGGCGTATCCGAGATCATCAAGAAGATCGCGATCATGACCGGCAACATGGAGGACCCGACACCCTACGTGCCGACCCATGCGCCGCTTGACGATGTCGTTTCGCCGGAGACCCGTCCATGA
- a CDS encoding TRAP transporter large permease, whose translation MIEFIAENLAPIMFASLIVFLLLGYPVAFSLAANGLLFFIIGVELAPLSDSINLSWPLLNALPDRFWGVMSNDTLLAIPFFTFMGIVLEKSGMAEDLLDTIGQLFGPIRGGLAYAVIFVGALLAATTGVVAASVIAMGLISLPIMLRYGYDRKVASGVIAASGTLAQIIPPSLVLIVLADQLGRSVGDMYAGALIPGLVLTGLYMVYILIMTVLKRDSMPALPPEARTLGSGVTSLIIALIVAGAFAYAAHVYLYPTHGENADILGATVGVAFIYVVALLDRGLKINAMSRLAQQVIIVLIPPLALIFLVLGTIFLGIATPTEGGAMGAVGALIMAAAKGRLHMDVVRGALTATTRLSAFVLFILIGARVFSLTFYGVNGHLWVEYLLTAMPGGETGFLIAVNLLVFFLAFFLDFFELAFIIVPLLAPAADKLGIDLIWFGVLLGINMQTSFMHPPFGFALFYLRSVAAKVPYLDKLTGKTIQPVTTGQIYWGAVPFVGIQILMVALTIMFPQMVMHYKGTGPVVDPNTIKIEVPGFAPGGGLGLPDNGGGLGLPGGLQLPGGSPLDQKPADQGGGAQPQPAPSNDLSQPPSFGTGAQPQPAPSNDLSQPPSFK comes from the coding sequence ATGATCGAATTCATCGCTGAAAACCTGGCGCCGATCATGTTCGCGTCGCTGATCGTGTTCCTGTTGCTGGGATACCCGGTCGCCTTCTCCCTCGCCGCCAACGGCCTCCTGTTCTTCATCATCGGCGTCGAACTCGCACCGCTGTCGGACTCGATCAATCTTTCCTGGCCGCTGCTCAATGCGCTGCCGGACCGGTTCTGGGGGGTGATGTCGAACGACACATTGCTTGCCATCCCCTTCTTTACCTTCATGGGGATCGTCCTCGAGAAATCGGGCATGGCCGAAGACCTGCTCGACACGATCGGCCAGCTCTTCGGACCGATCCGCGGCGGTCTTGCCTATGCGGTCATCTTCGTCGGCGCGCTGCTTGCAGCCACCACCGGTGTCGTTGCCGCCTCGGTCATCGCCATGGGCCTGATCTCGCTGCCGATCATGCTGCGCTACGGCTATGACCGGAAGGTCGCCTCGGGCGTCATCGCCGCCTCGGGCACGCTTGCCCAGATCATCCCGCCGTCGCTCGTCCTGATCGTCCTTGCCGATCAGCTCGGCCGCTCGGTCGGCGACATGTATGCCGGCGCCCTGATCCCGGGCCTCGTGCTCACGGGTCTCTACATGGTCTACATTCTGATCATGACGGTCCTGAAGCGTGACTCGATGCCGGCGCTGCCACCGGAAGCCCGCACGCTCGGCTCCGGCGTCACCTCGCTGATCATCGCGCTCATCGTCGCCGGCGCCTTTGCCTATGCGGCGCATGTCTACCTCTATCCGACCCATGGCGAGAACGCCGATATCCTCGGCGCAACCGTGGGCGTCGCCTTCATCTACGTCGTCGCCCTGCTCGATCGCGGCCTGAAGATCAATGCGATGTCCAGGCTCGCCCAGCAGGTCATCATCGTGCTGATCCCGCCGCTGGCGCTGATCTTCCTCGTTCTCGGCACCATCTTCCTCGGCATCGCCACGCCGACCGAAGGCGGCGCCATGGGGGCCGTCGGTGCGCTGATCATGGCTGCCGCCAAGGGCCGGCTCCACATGGACGTCGTGCGTGGCGCGCTGACGGCAACGACACGGCTTTCGGCCTTCGTGCTGTTCATCCTCATCGGTGCGCGCGTCTTCTCGCTCACCTTCTACGGGGTCAACGGCCACCTCTGGGTCGAATATCTGCTGACGGCAATGCCGGGCGGCGAAACCGGCTTCCTGATCGCCGTCAACCTGCTCGTCTTCTTCCTGGCCTTCTTCCTGGATTTCTTCGAGCTCGCCTTCATCATCGTGCCGCTCCTGGCGCCCGCTGCCGACAAGCTCGGCATCGACCTCATCTGGTTCGGCGTGTTGCTCGGCATCAACATGCAGACGAGCTTCATGCATCCGCCCTTCGGCTTCGCGCTCTTCTATCTGCGCTCGGTCGCGGCAAAGGTTCCCTATCTCGACAAGCTCACCGGCAAGACGATCCAACCGGTGACGACCGGCCAGATCTACTGGGGTGCGGTGCCCTTCGTCGGCATCCAGATCCTGATGGTGGCGCTGACGATCATGTTCCCGCAGATGGTCATGCACTACAAGGGAACGGGACCGGTCGTCGACCCGAACACCATCAAGATCGAGGTTCCGGGATTTGCTCCGGGCGGCGGTCTCGGACTTCCGGACAATGGCGGCGGGCTCGGACTGCCGGGTGGCCTGCAGCTTCCGGGCGGCAGCCCGCTGGACCAGAAGCCCGCCGACCAGGGCGGCGGCGCTCAACCGCAGCCGGCACCGTCAAACGACCTCAGCCAGCCGCCGTCGTTTGGCACGGGTGCCCAGCCGCAGCCAGCGCCTTCAAACGATCTCAGCCAGCCGCCGTCGTTCAAGTAA
- a CDS encoding RcnB family protein, whose protein sequence is MKRLLIALVASSVLITPVAALAQPAGSFEVAQNYDRSRRPIDRNGDRHMDRHVDRHVDKHVTIEKRVIVKKKERWARGHRLSPAERRHMAQVRDYRYYKLRPPPRGQQWVRSGNDFLLISLATGVIVGLTTVR, encoded by the coding sequence ATGAAACGTCTCCTGATCGCGCTGGTCGCCAGCTCCGTTCTGATCACGCCGGTCGCGGCCCTTGCCCAGCCGGCAGGATCTTTCGAGGTGGCGCAGAATTATGATCGCTCCCGCCGCCCAATCGACCGGAATGGCGATCGCCATATGGATCGTCACGTCGACCGCCATGTCGACAAGCACGTCACGATCGAGAAGCGCGTGATCGTCAAGAAGAAGGAGCGCTGGGCGCGCGGTCATCGCCTGTCGCCGGCCGAACGCCGCCACATGGCGCAGGTGCGCGACTACCGTTACTACAAGCTGCGCCCGCCGCCGCGCGGCCAGCAGTGGGTGCGGTCTGGCAACGACTTCCTGCTGATCAGCCTTGCAACCGGCGTCATCGTCGGCCTGACCACGGTTCGCTGA
- the mgrA gene encoding L-glyceraldehyde 3-phosphate reductase, translated as MTWLPAENRYDTMKYNRVGRSGLKLPAISLGLWHNFGGDTPHDRKVDMCRTAFDLGITHFDLANNYGPPPGSAETAFGEIMRTDFAGLRDELIISSKAGYDMWAGPYGEWGSRKYMIASCDQSLKRMGLDYVDIFYSHRFDPETPLEETCGALDHIVRSGRALYVGISSYNSQRTREAAAILKDLGTPCLIHQPSYSMLNRWIEDDGLIHTLEDLGIGSIVFSPLAQGMLTTKYLQGIPSDSRAAQNHFLKKDFIRPEIIDNIRKLNGIAEKRGQTLAQMALAWVLREGRITSALIGASRSEQIVDCVKALENDTFTADELAEIDLYAREADINLWASSAER; from the coding sequence ATGACCTGGCTACCGGCGGAAAACCGCTACGACACCATGAAGTATAACCGCGTCGGCCGTTCCGGCCTGAAGCTGCCTGCGATTTCGCTGGGGCTCTGGCACAATTTCGGTGGCGACACGCCGCATGACCGCAAGGTCGACATGTGCCGCACCGCGTTTGATCTCGGCATCACCCATTTCGACCTCGCCAACAATTACGGCCCGCCTCCGGGCTCGGCCGAGACCGCCTTCGGCGAAATCATGCGCACGGATTTCGCGGGCCTGCGCGACGAGCTGATCATCTCGTCCAAGGCCGGCTACGACATGTGGGCCGGTCCCTATGGCGAATGGGGCAGCCGCAAGTACATGATCGCCTCCTGCGACCAGAGCCTGAAGCGCATGGGTCTCGACTATGTCGACATCTTCTATTCGCACCGCTTCGATCCGGAGACGCCGCTTGAGGAAACCTGCGGCGCGCTCGATCATATCGTGCGGTCCGGCCGGGCGCTCTATGTCGGCATCTCCTCCTACAACTCGCAGCGCACCCGCGAGGCGGCGGCGATCCTGAAGGATCTTGGCACGCCGTGCCTCATCCACCAGCCGAGCTATTCCATGCTCAACCGCTGGATCGAAGATGATGGCCTGATCCACACGCTCGAAGATCTCGGCATCGGCTCGATCGTCTTCTCGCCGCTCGCTCAAGGCATGCTGACGACCAAGTATCTGCAGGGCATTCCGAGCGACAGCCGCGCGGCGCAGAACCACTTCCTGAAGAAGGACTTCATTCGTCCGGAGATCATCGACAACATTCGCAAGCTGAACGGCATTGCTGAAAAGCGCGGCCAGACGCTGGCGCAGATGGCGCTTGCCTGGGTGCTGCGCGAAGGCCGGATCACCTCGGCGCTGATCGGCGCCAGCCGCTCCGAGCAGATCGTCGATTGCGTCAAGGCGCTGGAGAACGACACGTTCACGGCAGACGAACTGGCGGAAATCGATCTCTATGCACGCGAAGCCGACATCAACCTCTGGGCCTCCTCGGCCGAACGCTGA
- a CDS encoding metal ABC transporter ATP-binding protein, with protein sequence MLNFRSPETLPLVNLSNTGVRRNGRWLVRGVEFSISPGEIVTLIGPNGSGKSTTAKTAIGVLKPDEGYVERKPGLKVGYVPQKLSVDWTLPLTVERLMTLTGPLKGREIEEALSATGVLHLAKSEVQHLSGGEFQRALLARAIARKPDLLVLDEPVQGVDFSGEIALYELIKQIRNRTGCGILLISHDLHIVMAETDTVVCLNGHVCCRGTPQVVSQSPEYQKLFGRRAANALAVYSHHHDHTHLPDGRVLHADGSITEHCYPGDGHHHDHEENVHDHGEDCGCGHHTRLHGYDAKEKRDA encoded by the coding sequence ATGCTGAATTTCCGCTCCCCAGAAACGCTGCCGCTGGTCAATCTCAGCAATACCGGCGTGCGCCGCAACGGCCGCTGGCTGGTGCGCGGCGTCGAGTTCTCGATCAGCCCGGGCGAGATCGTCACGCTGATCGGGCCGAATGGCTCGGGCAAATCGACGACGGCGAAGACGGCGATCGGCGTGCTGAAGCCGGACGAGGGCTATGTCGAGCGCAAGCCGGGCCTGAAGGTCGGCTACGTGCCGCAGAAGCTCAGCGTCGACTGGACGCTGCCTTTGACGGTCGAACGGCTGATGACGCTGACCGGGCCACTGAAGGGCCGGGAGATCGAGGAAGCGCTGTCGGCGACCGGCGTGCTGCACCTGGCGAAATCCGAGGTGCAGCATCTCTCCGGTGGCGAGTTCCAGCGCGCGCTGCTCGCCCGCGCCATTGCCCGCAAGCCGGACCTGCTGGTACTCGACGAGCCGGTGCAGGGGGTCGATTTCAGCGGTGAGATCGCGCTCTACGAACTGATCAAGCAGATCCGCAACCGCACCGGCTGCGGCATCCTGTTGATCTCGCACGACCTGCACATCGTCATGGCCGAGACCGATACGGTCGTCTGCCTGAACGGCCATGTCTGCTGCCGCGGCACGCCGCAGGTGGTCAGCCAGAGCCCCGAATACCAGAAGCTCTTCGGACGTCGGGCCGCCAATGCGCTTGCCGTCTACAGCCACCACCACGATCACACCCATCTGCCCGATGGCCGGGTGCTGCATGCGGACGGTTCGATTACCGAGCATTGCTACCCCGGCGACGGCCACCACCACGATCACGAGGAAAACGTGCACGACCACGGCGAGGATTGCGGCTGCGGCCATCACACCCGGCTGCATGGCTACGACGCGAAGGAGAAGCGCGATGCTTGA
- the znuA gene encoding zinc ABC transporter substrate-binding protein ZnuA, with the protein MKSTSALLFASTMLFAAPAFAAGPNVVVSIKPIHSLVASIMQGVGEPSLIVEGAASPHTYNMKPSNASALQAAKVVFWVGPGLEAFLDKPLDALSGDAKVVELSEAPGIEKLKFREGGAFEAHDHGEEGEEGHKHAEGEAEHDHAAAPEAAEAHEGHDHDHGHGDTDMHMWLDPMNAKAMAAEIEKTLAAADPDNAGAYKANLEALNKRLDGLDAKLTETVAPVKDKPFVVFHDAYQYFEHRYKVRVAGSITVSPEVLPGAERLSQIHAKIKELGATCVFAEPQFEPKLINVVIEGTPAKSGTLDPEAGTLDAGPDLYFQMMEGIGTSLKTCLASAS; encoded by the coding sequence ATGAAATCGACATCCGCCCTGCTCTTTGCCTCCACCATGCTCTTCGCCGCGCCGGCATTCGCTGCCGGCCCCAATGTGGTGGTCTCGATCAAGCCGATCCACTCCCTCGTCGCCTCGATCATGCAGGGTGTCGGCGAGCCATCGCTGATCGTCGAGGGCGCGGCCTCCCCGCACACCTACAACATGAAACCCTCCAACGCCTCGGCCCTGCAGGCGGCGAAGGTGGTCTTCTGGGTCGGCCCCGGGCTCGAAGCCTTCCTCGACAAGCCGCTCGATGCGCTTTCCGGTGACGCAAAGGTGGTGGAACTCAGCGAGGCCCCGGGCATCGAGAAGCTGAAGTTCCGCGAAGGCGGTGCCTTCGAAGCCCATGACCACGGCGAAGAGGGCGAGGAAGGCCACAAGCATGCGGAAGGCGAAGCGGAACACGATCACGCCGCAGCGCCGGAAGCGGCCGAAGCGCACGAGGGGCACGATCACGACCACGGTCATGGCGACACCGACATGCACATGTGGCTCGACCCAATGAATGCCAAGGCGATGGCCGCCGAGATCGAAAAGACGCTCGCCGCGGCCGATCCGGACAATGCCGGCGCCTACAAGGCCAATCTGGAAGCGCTGAACAAGCGGCTGGATGGGCTCGACGCCAAGCTGACGGAGACCGTGGCGCCGGTGAAGGACAAGCCCTTCGTCGTCTTCCACGACGCCTACCAGTATTTCGAGCATCGCTACAAGGTCCGCGTCGCCGGCTCGATCACCGTCAGCCCGGAGGTGCTGCCGGGTGCGGAGCGGCTGTCGCAGATCCACGCCAAGATCAAGGAATTGGGTGCAACCTGCGTCTTTGCCGAGCCGCAGTTCGAGCCGAAGCTGATCAATGTGGTGATCGAGGGAACGCCGGCCAAATCCGGCACGCTCGACCCGGAGGCCGGCACACTCGACGCCGGCCCGGACCTCTATTTCCAGATGATGGAAGGCATCGGCACGTCGCTGAAGACCTGCCTCGCCTCGGCAAGCTGA
- a CDS encoding glycoside hydrolase family 43 protein — protein sequence MTAMIRNPILRGFNPDPSICRVGDDYYIATSTFEWYPGVQIHHSRDLVNWKVIRRPLERASQLDMRGNPDSCGIWAPCLSYDDGLFWLVYTDVKRFDGNFKDAHNYIVTAEAIETTWSDPVYVNSSGFDPSLFHDDDGRKWFLNMQWNHRTESFGGSPKHPAFDGILLQEWDERTRKLVGPVKNIFAGSPLGLVEGPHLFKKNGWYYLTTAEGGTGYDHAVTMARSRSIDGPYEMHPDTYLITSKDHPDAPLQRAGHGQYVETPDGQAYHTHLTGRPLAPLRRCTLGRETALQKCVWRDDGWLYLENGGPVPEVLVPAPGPVEELQAPDVVETDFDDDALPLEFQWLRTPRPERIFSPERRAGHLRLFGRESIGSWFEQALVARRQEHHSFRAETAVDFTAETYQQVAGLTHYYNRHKFHALGVTWHETLGRALTILSCPGDFPHGRLEFPLGSGVAIPDGPIELAMEIRDNDLQFFWRERRAGDWRAVGPVLDAGVVSDEGGRGEHGSFTGAFAGMFAFDTSGAGKPADFDCFRYVSLGAG from the coding sequence ATGACCGCCATGATCCGCAACCCGATCCTTAGGGGCTTCAACCCGGACCCATCGATCTGCCGCGTCGGAGACGACTATTACATCGCGACCTCTACCTTCGAATGGTACCCGGGCGTGCAGATCCACCACTCGCGGGATCTGGTGAACTGGAAGGTCATCCGCCGGCCGCTGGAGCGCGCAAGCCAACTCGACATGCGCGGCAACCCGGACAGCTGCGGCATCTGGGCGCCGTGTCTCTCTTACGACGACGGCCTGTTCTGGCTGGTCTACACCGACGTCAAGCGCTTCGACGGCAACTTCAAGGACGCGCACAATTACATCGTCACGGCAGAGGCGATCGAGACGACCTGGTCGGATCCGGTCTACGTCAATTCCTCAGGCTTCGACCCGTCGCTGTTTCATGACGACGATGGGCGCAAGTGGTTCCTCAACATGCAGTGGAACCACCGGACTGAAAGCTTCGGCGGTTCGCCGAAACATCCGGCCTTCGACGGCATCCTGCTGCAGGAGTGGGACGAGCGCACCCGCAAGCTCGTCGGCCCGGTGAAGAACATCTTTGCCGGTTCGCCGCTCGGCCTCGTCGAGGGTCCGCATCTCTTCAAGAAGAACGGCTGGTATTACCTGACGACGGCGGAAGGCGGCACCGGCTACGACCACGCCGTCACAATGGCGCGCTCACGCTCCATCGACGGCCCCTATGAAATGCACCCGGATACCTATCTGATCACGTCAAAGGATCACCCGGATGCGCCGTTGCAGCGTGCCGGTCACGGGCAATATGTCGAAACGCCTGATGGCCAGGCCTATCACACGCACCTGACCGGCCGGCCGCTTGCGCCTCTGCGCCGCTGCACGCTCGGCCGCGAGACGGCGCTGCAGAAATGCGTCTGGCGCGACGACGGCTGGCTCTATCTGGAGAATGGCGGCCCGGTGCCAGAGGTGCTCGTGCCCGCGCCGGGGCCGGTGGAAGAGCTGCAGGCGCCTGATGTCGTGGAGACGGATTTCGACGACGACGCACTTCCTCTGGAGTTCCAGTGGCTGCGCACGCCGCGGCCGGAGCGGATCTTCTCGCCGGAGAGGAGAGCCGGTCATCTCCGGCTCTTCGGCCGCGAGAGCATCGGCAGCTGGTTCGAGCAGGCGCTGGTGGCGCGGCGGCAGGAGCATCATTCCTTCCGCGCCGAAACAGCCGTCGACTTCACGGCCGAAACCTACCAGCAGGTCGCGGGCCTGACGCATTACTACAACCGCCACAAGTTCCATGCACTCGGCGTCACCTGGCATGAAACGCTGGGGCGGGCGCTGACGATCCTGTCATGTCCGGGTGATTTCCCGCATGGCCGGCTGGAATTTCCGCTTGGCAGCGGCGTCGCCATTCCGGATGGCCCGATCGAGCTTGCCATGGAGATCCGCGACAACGATCTGCAGTTCTTCTGGCGGGAGAGGCGGGCAGGCGATTGGCGCGCGGTCGGCCCGGTTCTCGATGCGGGCGTGGTCTCGGACGAGGGTGGCCGCGGCGAGCATGGATCCTTCACCGGCGCCTTCGCCGGCATGTTCGCCTTCGATACATCCGGTGCCGGCAAGCCCGCCGATTTCGATTGCTTCCGTTACGTCAGTCTTGGTGCGGGCTAA
- a CDS encoding cupin domain-containing protein, with translation MPSEAQSVVLGPDGGRRYEMGAIQAVFKADGPETAGRFSVSEWWLEARHEGPGAHKHDDNDEIFYVIEGTASVLVGDIWHQMPKGSLCVIPRGTMHDFRNESAARMGLLNVFVGGPFEEMMPMIVDWYRDNPAKRID, from the coding sequence ATGCCAAGCGAAGCTCAATCGGTCGTGCTCGGCCCCGATGGCGGCCGGCGGTACGAAATGGGCGCGATCCAGGCGGTGTTCAAAGCCGATGGGCCGGAGACCGCGGGGCGCTTTTCCGTCTCGGAATGGTGGCTGGAGGCCCGACACGAGGGGCCGGGCGCCCACAAGCACGATGACAATGACGAGATCTTCTATGTGATCGAGGGCACCGCCAGCGTGCTCGTCGGCGACATCTGGCACCAGATGCCGAAGGGCTCGCTTTGCGTCATCCCGCGCGGGACGATGCATGATTTTCGCAATGAAAGCGCCGCGCGCATGGGGCTGCTCAATGTCTTCGTCGGAGGTCCGTTCGAAGAGATGATGCCCATGATCGTCGACTGGTATCGCGACAACCCGGCCAAGCGGATCGATTGA
- a CDS encoding TRAP transporter substrate-binding protein, whose product MDRRSFIKNASLGGLAAAGAAALATPAIAQANPKVNWRLASSFPKSLDTIYGGGEVLAKYVSEATDGAFQIQVFAAGEIVPGLQAADAAAAGTVEACHTVAYYYWGKDPTWALGAAVPFALNARGMNAWHYHGGGIDLFNEFLGTQGLVGFPGGNTGVQMGGWFRKEIKTVADMQGLKMRIGGFAGKVVEKLGVVPQQIAGGDIYPALEKGTIDAAEWVGPYDDEKLGFYKVAPYYYYPGWWEGGPTVHAMFNKAAFEGLPKNYQSLLRTACHATDANMLQKYDYLNPAAIKRLVASGAKLSPFSAEILSACFDKANEVYAEMEDSNPTFKKIWDSIKAFRGEYYLNAQIAEYNYDTFMMIQQRGGKL is encoded by the coding sequence ATGGATCGCCGTTCATTTATCAAAAACGCAAGCCTCGGCGGCTTGGCGGCCGCAGGTGCTGCCGCGCTTGCGACGCCGGCCATCGCGCAGGCAAACCCCAAGGTCAACTGGCGCCTGGCGTCGTCGTTCCCGAAGTCTCTCGACACGATCTATGGCGGCGGCGAAGTGCTGGCGAAATACGTGTCCGAAGCAACCGACGGCGCTTTCCAGATCCAGGTCTTTGCAGCCGGCGAAATCGTGCCCGGCCTGCAGGCGGCTGACGCCGCTGCGGCCGGTACGGTCGAGGCCTGCCACACGGTCGCCTACTACTACTGGGGCAAGGACCCGACCTGGGCGCTCGGTGCGGCCGTTCCCTTCGCGCTCAACGCGCGCGGCATGAACGCCTGGCACTATCACGGCGGTGGGATCGATCTCTTCAACGAATTCCTCGGCACCCAGGGCCTTGTCGGCTTCCCCGGCGGCAACACCGGCGTGCAGATGGGCGGCTGGTTCCGCAAGGAGATCAAGACGGTCGCCGACATGCAGGGCCTGAAGATGCGTATCGGCGGTTTCGCCGGCAAGGTCGTCGAAAAGCTCGGCGTCGTGCCGCAGCAGATCGCCGGCGGCGACATCTATCCGGCACTGGAAAAAGGCACCATCGACGCTGCCGAATGGGTCGGCCCATATGACGACGAGAAGCTCGGCTTCTACAAGGTCGCGCCCTACTACTATTATCCCGGCTGGTGGGAAGGTGGCCCAACGGTTCACGCCATGTTCAACAAGGCGGCCTTCGAGGGTCTGCCGAAGAACTACCAGTCGCTGCTGCGCACCGCGTGCCATGCGACCGACGCGAACATGCTGCAGAAGTACGACTATCTGAACCCGGCGGCGATCAAGCGCCTCGTTGCGTCCGGCGCCAAGCTCAGCCCGTTCAGCGCCGAAATCCTCTCGGCCTGCTTCGACAAGGCAAACGAAGTCTATGCCGAAATGGAAGACTCGAACCCGACCTTCAAGAAGATCTGGGACTCGATCAAGGCCTTCCGCGGCGAGTACTACCTCAACGCCCAGATCGCCGAATACAACTACGATACCTTCATGATGATCCAGCAGCGCGGCGGCAAGCTCTAA